The following nucleotide sequence is from Candidatus Poribacteria bacterium.
CGAGCGATCCGAGAGACACTGCGTGCTTTAAAAAACAACGAGGCAGTCGGTTTTTTTGCAGATCAGAACGCCGGTCGAGAAGGTGTCTTCGTCGATTTTCTGGGAAAACCTGCTTCAGCCGCTCGTGGTCCTGCTACATTAGCCCTCAAGACCGAGGCACCGCTCCTCTTCTCCCTCAGCCTCCGTCAACCAGACGACCGACATCATATCTATATCTCACCGCCAATTCATCCGATGCCCTCCGACGACTTTGAGAGAGACGTTGAAAGCTACACAACCCAGATGCTGAAACAATTGGAAGCCTATATCCATAAATATCCAGAACAGTGGCTGTGGCTCCATAACCGTTGGAAAACACAGCCACCTCCGTAAAAATTGTGTTGCATCAAAGCAGAATCCGTGTTAAAATAGAGGGAATTCTCAAAAACAGGGAAAACATTGCGTTAAATTAAAAACCGCAGAGGGAAAAATTCATGAAAAGATACACCTTGTCCTTCATCGTCTTAGTATTTGCTATCGGCATCCCGTTTCTGCTGATTAATCCGAGTGGAAAAGATGCGATAAGCGGAGACGAACGTGTCACGCGTGTGATGCTCACCGATGCCCTCACGACCGCGATCCGTATCGCCGAGAAAAATTACTACAAACCGATCGAAGACCCAAACGACATGTTCCGCGGCTCCATCAAAGGGGCACTCGCTTCCCTAAATGATCCCTACACGTATTACATCAAACGGCGCGACCACCAACGCGCTGTTGAAAATCTTTACAATGCCGAATTCGGGGGGCTTGGCATTCACATCTACAGTGATCATCGAGGATTTATTAAGATATCTAAACCGATCCCCCACACACCGGCTGCGCTCGCCAATCTCCAAGCAGGAGACTATATCACCAAAGTCAACGATAAACGGATTCATCTGAGCGAAAAAACCGGTATGACGCGGGACGATGTCGTCGATTTACTCAGAGGAAAAGCCGGCACTGATGTGACAATCACAGTCCAACGCAAATTTCTCGAACCTTTCGATGTAACGCTCACCCGTGCGATCGTTCCTATCAGGAGCGTGAAATCAACGCTGCTTGAGGGCAATATCGGTTACATTCAGATTTCAGGTTTCATCGGAAACAAGGACGGCACAGAAGTAGAGTTTAAAAACGCGCTTGCTGCACACCAAGCCGCCGATATGAAAGCCCTCATCTTGGATTTGCGGGACAATCAAGGTGGACTTCTGAATGCGGCATATCACATCGCCGATGCCTTTATTGACGAAGGGGTCATCGTGTCAACGAGGAGCGAAACGAATAGCCAATTTAATGAAAAATATGAGTCAACGTCCAACATTTTGTGTCCACCAGACCTCCCACTCGTT
It contains:
- a CDS encoding lysophospholipid acyltransferase family protein, with the translated sequence MAGGKGAIVFLPHFGNWELLSLVYGALIPDRAKAIAFPLKNAPLNTYIWQHREQMSLKLIPRKRAIRETLRALKNNEAVGFFADQNAGREGVFVDFLGKPASAARGPATLALKTEAPLLFSLSLRQPDDRHHIYISPPIHPMPSDDFERDVESYTTQMLKQLEAYIHKYPEQWLWLHNRWKTQPPP
- a CDS encoding S41 family peptidase, with the translated sequence MKRYTLSFIVLVFAIGIPFLLINPSGKDAISGDERVTRVMLTDALTTAIRIAEKNYYKPIEDPNDMFRGSIKGALASLNDPYTYYIKRRDHQRAVENLYNAEFGGLGIHIYSDHRGFIKISKPIPHTPAALANLQAGDYITKVNDKRIHLSEKTGMTRDDVVDLLRGKAGTDVTITVQRKFLEPFDVTLTRAIVPIRSVKSTLLEGNIGYIQISGFIGNKDGTEVEFKNALAAHQAADMKALILDLRDNQGGLLNAAYHIADAFIDEGVIVSTRSETNSQFNEKYESTSNILCPPDLPLVVLVNEYSASASEIVAGAIKDTRRGILVGKKTYGKGVVQKRYELPDGGSLSLTISTYYTPNGSSINDVGITPQVSIDLEEPDEIEQIMLRKVDTTDSVENFVSKWIDDAHQTPGEMPKDFSQLEPELPKLQQTLKEEENITASLRWLKLRAERLFNLYVGIDQVVNLAYDRQLQEAIRIINADEVEKYLNPSPEEIEPPSTTQANAPLEDEVITEE